A portion of the Novosphingobium sp. KA1 genome contains these proteins:
- a CDS encoding heavy metal translocating P-type ATPase, producing MNDKLELDIPVLLPDLPDAADACLDRLVSTLSKREGVERAHVICLDGNTPAALCIHFDAAKLPLPRLREMVRAAGAEITERYGHAIWQVTGINHERRARTVSDALCALPGVVQASASTSGSVRVEYDRRETTEEEVRAALRKLKVRVGKRVAADEHAGHDHGPGGHGAGEEKHGPGDGHDHSHAEFLGPNTELIFALACGALLGIGYAIERLVAGAPEWLPTACYIAAYFFGGFFTLREAIDNLRMKKFEIDTLMLVAAAGAAALGAWAEGALLLFLFSLGHALEHYAMGRAKKAIEALAKLAPETATVRRGGQTSEIPVEQMVVGDIAIVRPNERLPADGFVIKGTSAINQAPVTGESIPVDKVPVADAAAARAKPDAVDAESRVFAGTINGGGAIEIEVTRRSNESALAKVVKMVSEAETQKSPTQRFTDRFERIFVPAVLVLSVLLLFAWVVVDEPFRDSFYRAMAVLVAASPCALAIATPSAVLSGVARAARGGVLVKGGAPLENLGSLKAIAFDKTGTLTEGRPRITDVVPVDGADEGELLALAVAVEALSDHPLAQAIVKDGRERLNDRAVPTAGDLKSLTGRGVTASVDGETVWIGKAEMFGSEGIPALGQGAQDAIAKLRENGRTTMVVRKGDRDLGAIGLMDTPREAAKTALRRLHEMGVSRMIMISGDHQKVAEAIADEVGIDEAWGDLMPEDKVAAIKKLAGEDKVAMVGDGVNDAPAMASATVGIAMGAAGSDVALETADVALMADDLAHLPFAVGLSRHTRGIIRQNVFVSLGVVAFLVPATILGLGIGPAVAVHEGSTLLVVINALRLLAYRDPAGKAA from the coding sequence ATGAACGACAAGCTCGAACTCGACATTCCAGTGTTGTTGCCGGACCTTCCTGACGCGGCCGATGCCTGCCTGGACCGTCTCGTATCAACCCTGTCAAAGCGCGAAGGTGTCGAGCGGGCGCATGTGATCTGTCTCGACGGCAACACGCCAGCGGCGCTGTGCATCCATTTCGATGCCGCCAAGCTGCCGCTGCCACGGTTGCGCGAAATGGTGCGCGCCGCAGGTGCCGAAATCACCGAGCGCTACGGCCATGCGATCTGGCAGGTGACGGGGATCAACCACGAACGTCGGGCGCGCACGGTCAGCGATGCGCTGTGCGCCTTGCCCGGCGTGGTCCAGGCAAGCGCCAGCACCAGCGGGTCTGTCCGGGTCGAATATGATCGCCGCGAAACCACCGAAGAGGAGGTGCGCGCTGCGCTTCGCAAGCTGAAGGTGAGGGTGGGCAAGCGGGTCGCTGCCGATGAACATGCCGGCCACGACCACGGCCCCGGGGGCCACGGCGCGGGCGAAGAGAAGCACGGCCCCGGCGATGGCCACGACCATAGCCACGCCGAATTTCTCGGCCCCAATACCGAGCTGATCTTCGCGCTCGCCTGTGGCGCGCTGCTGGGGATCGGCTACGCGATCGAGAGGCTGGTCGCTGGCGCGCCCGAATGGCTGCCGACCGCCTGCTATATCGCAGCCTATTTCTTCGGCGGATTCTTCACGCTGCGCGAGGCGATCGACAACCTCCGGATGAAGAAGTTCGAGATCGACACGCTGATGTTGGTCGCTGCGGCCGGCGCCGCTGCGCTGGGCGCATGGGCCGAAGGTGCGCTGCTGCTGTTCCTGTTCAGCCTCGGCCATGCGCTTGAGCATTATGCAATGGGCCGCGCCAAGAAGGCGATCGAGGCGCTGGCGAAGCTCGCGCCCGAAACCGCGACCGTGCGACGCGGCGGGCAGACCAGCGAAATCCCGGTCGAGCAGATGGTCGTCGGGGACATTGCCATCGTCCGCCCGAACGAGCGCCTGCCTGCCGACGGCTTCGTCATCAAGGGCACCAGCGCGATCAACCAGGCCCCGGTCACGGGTGAAAGCATCCCGGTCGACAAGGTGCCGGTCGCAGATGCCGCAGCGGCACGCGCCAAGCCCGATGCAGTCGACGCGGAAAGCCGGGTTTTTGCTGGTACGATCAACGGCGGCGGCGCGATCGAGATCGAGGTGACACGCCGTTCCAATGAAAGCGCGCTTGCCAAGGTCGTGAAGATGGTGAGCGAAGCGGAGACGCAGAAGTCGCCGACGCAGCGCTTCACCGACCGGTTCGAACGGATCTTCGTGCCCGCCGTCCTGGTCCTGTCAGTGCTCCTGCTGTTCGCATGGGTGGTCGTCGACGAGCCGTTCCGCGACAGCTTCTATCGCGCGATGGCGGTGCTGGTGGCGGCAAGCCCGTGCGCGCTCGCGATCGCAACGCCGAGCGCGGTCCTGTCGGGCGTTGCCCGTGCAGCGCGGGGCGGCGTGCTCGTGAAGGGCGGTGCACCGCTCGAAAACCTCGGGTCGCTCAAAGCGATCGCTTTCGACAAGACGGGCACGCTGACCGAAGGTCGTCCGCGCATCACTGATGTCGTGCCCGTCGATGGCGCCGATGAAGGCGAGTTGCTGGCGCTGGCTGTCGCCGTCGAAGCGTTGAGCGACCATCCCCTGGCCCAAGCGATCGTCAAGGACGGCCGCGAACGTCTGAACGATCGTGCCGTGCCGACTGCCGGCGACCTCAAGAGCCTGACCGGTCGGGGCGTCACCGCGAGCGTGGATGGCGAGACGGTGTGGATCGGCAAGGCCGAGATGTTCGGAAGTGAGGGCATTCCGGCGCTGGGGCAGGGCGCGCAGGACGCAATCGCGAAGCTGCGCGAGAACGGCCGCACGACAATGGTGGTCCGCAAGGGGGACCGCGACCTGGGCGCGATCGGCCTGATGGACACGCCTCGCGAAGCTGCCAAGACCGCGTTGCGTCGGCTGCACGAGATGGGCGTGTCGCGGATGATAATGATCTCCGGCGATCACCAGAAAGTCGCCGAAGCGATCGCCGACGAAGTCGGGATCGACGAAGCGTGGGGCGACCTCATGCCCGAAGACAAGGTTGCCGCGATCAAGAAGCTCGCCGGCGAAGACAAGGTCGCGATGGTGGGCGACGGCGTGAACGATGCGCCGGCGATGGCAAGCGCCACGGTCGGCATCGCGATGGGCGCGGCGGGGTCGGACGTTGCGCTGGAGACAGCCGACGTGGCGCTGATGGCCGACGATCTGGCGCACCTGCCATTCGCAGTCGGTCTTAGCCGCCATACCCGTGGAATCATCCGGCAGAACGTCTTCGTCAGCCTGGGTGTCGTCGCCTTCCTGGTGCCTGCTACCATCCTCGGCCTCGGCATTGGGCCAGCGGTGGCGGTTCATGAGGGATCGACGCTGCTCGTCGTCATCAATGCGCTCAGGCTGCTCGCCTACCGCGATCCGGCAGGGAAGGCGGCATGA
- a CDS encoding DUF2147 domain-containing protein translates to MTKVPGQQFRLRIALGIAAALFIATMPASLSATGTSFGTWSNPQGSVHVRVEPCGSEMCGVVIWANDKAKADARRGGTDPLIGSALFRGFVQERPGVWRGRVFVPDIGKTFSGTISVIDDDHVRGAGCLVGRIGCRSQIWTRRKR, encoded by the coding sequence ATGACGAAGGTTCCAGGCCAACAGTTCCGGTTGAGGATCGCTCTCGGCATCGCCGCCGCGCTTTTCATTGCGACCATGCCAGCCAGCCTCTCGGCAACCGGCACTTCGTTCGGAACCTGGTCCAATCCGCAAGGCTCCGTGCATGTGCGGGTGGAACCGTGCGGCAGCGAGATGTGCGGGGTTGTTATCTGGGCCAATGACAAGGCGAAGGCGGATGCGCGCCGTGGCGGCACCGATCCGCTGATCGGCTCCGCTCTGTTCCGCGGGTTCGTTCAGGAACGGCCCGGTGTGTGGCGCGGCCGTGTGTTCGTGCCCGATATCGGCAAGACCTTTTCCGGCACAATCAGCGTGATCGACGACGACCATGTGCGCGGCGCGGGATGTCTCGTTGGCCGGATCGGCTGCCGCTCACAGATATGGACCCGGCGGAAGCGGTAG
- a CDS encoding phospholipase A — translation MRRSASGQRSMRPGRNAAYIFSTLLAVLALCPARAEAAPDILISDVGQIDADGRLCVELRILNGDEQAQIVTLPDRIEARIETHGESRSVWLERAPGTGASLSVPAAGFAPASYRARLAPSADFDHAILSIPAWSGRGVAIALRPSSETTGPVAMETAAMAEAPQMPQAAPSPADRSVGNSFLSNLSAYEPIYAVYGPGTDSEARIQISFKYQLFGSRQADGLPHSWRDGLHFAYTQRMFWDVSAKSSPFRNIDFQPELFYLTPSATLASGVALSAQAGLRHESNGRDGPDSRSFNTFYIAPMAAFPLGGNYRLTVAPRLSLFIGDKSDNPDIARYRGNGALFVELGDPAGLRLSANGRLNLDSGKGAVAADLSYPLPRLLGGGPDFYLFAQSFAGYGENLLDYDRKVRRVRVGVALVR, via the coding sequence TTGCGCCGGAGCGCCAGCGGGCAGCGCTCCATGCGGCCAGGGCGTAACGCTGCCTATATTTTCAGCACGCTTCTCGCTGTGCTGGCGCTCTGTCCTGCACGGGCCGAGGCCGCGCCCGATATTCTCATCAGCGATGTGGGACAAATCGATGCCGATGGCAGATTGTGTGTCGAACTGCGCATATTGAACGGCGACGAGCAGGCGCAGATCGTGACGTTGCCCGACAGGATCGAGGCCCGCATCGAAACGCACGGCGAATCCCGTTCTGTCTGGCTCGAGCGCGCGCCCGGGACAGGCGCAAGCCTTTCTGTTCCGGCTGCTGGTTTTGCGCCTGCGAGCTACCGGGCGAGGCTTGCGCCAAGCGCCGACTTCGATCACGCGATCCTCTCGATTCCGGCCTGGAGCGGCCGCGGCGTTGCGATCGCGCTTCGTCCCTCTTCCGAAACGACCGGGCCTGTCGCGATGGAAACCGCGGCTATGGCCGAGGCGCCGCAGATGCCGCAGGCCGCGCCGTCTCCCGCCGACCGTAGTGTCGGCAACAGCTTCCTCTCCAATCTCTCGGCCTATGAACCAATCTATGCGGTCTATGGTCCCGGCACCGATAGCGAAGCACGGATCCAGATCAGCTTCAAATATCAGCTCTTCGGATCCCGGCAGGCTGACGGCCTGCCGCACAGCTGGCGCGATGGGCTGCACTTCGCCTACACGCAGCGCATGTTCTGGGACGTCAGCGCGAAATCGTCGCCCTTCCGGAATATCGATTTTCAGCCGGAGCTCTTCTACCTCACCCCTTCGGCCACGCTGGCGAGCGGCGTAGCGCTGAGCGCACAGGCCGGCCTGCGTCACGAATCCAACGGTCGCGACGGCCCGGATTCGCGCAGTTTCAACACATTCTATATCGCACCCATGGCGGCCTTTCCGCTCGGCGGGAATTATCGCCTGACGGTGGCGCCCCGCCTGTCGCTCTTCATCGGGGACAAGTCGGACAACCCCGACATTGCCCGCTATCGGGGCAATGGCGCCTTGTTCGTGGAACTGGGTGATCCCGCCGGCCTTCGGCTGTCGGCCAATGGGCGCCTCAATCTCGATAGCGGCAAGGGGGCGGTCGCGGCGGACCTGTCCTATCCGCTGCCACGCCTCCTCGGGGGAGGACCGGACTTCTATCTGTTCGCCCAGAGCTTTGCGGGCTATGGCGAGAATCTGCTCGATTATGATCGCAAGGTAAGGCGTGTCCGGGTCGGAGTCGCACTGGTTCGATAG
- a CDS encoding Tn3 family transposase, protein MPRRVTLTDRQREALLHLPVDQGELLRHYTLSDEDLGHIRQRRRAHNRFGFALQLCVLRYPGRVLAPGELIPAQVSDFIAAQLGLTSDDLLLYAAREETRHEHLADLRRIYGYRSFSGRGARDLREWIAREAEAATSNEDLARRFVAECRRTRTILPGSSTIERLCADALVEAERRIEDLIAHRITPTLSENLAHLLEDTVDGRVTRFVWLRQFEVGANSAAANRLMDRLEYLQRFDLPADLLDGVPAHRVTRLRRQGERYYADGMRDLPEDRRLAILAVCTLEWRSSLADVIVETHDRIVGRLYRASERLCNTRIADEKAAVRDTLKSFAEIGGALLGAQDDGTALDGIIATGPGWERFRTLVATASALTNVLAADPLSRVLDGYHRFRLYAPRMLRLLDMQAAPIATPLLAAVAMLRNGIKVDPPVDFLRPNSKWHRHLCAEPSGDHRLWEIAVLFHIRDAFRSGDIWLAGSRRYGDLKQLLVPPQAIEQTARLAVPLRPGEWLAERRARLDTRLKEFGRAARTGTIPGGIIENGKLHIDKLRADTPEGAEDLVLDLYQQLPPARITDLLLEVDERTGFSEAFTHLRTGAPCSDRIGLMNVLLAEGVNLGLRKMAAATNTHSFWELLRIARWHVEGSAYDRALAMIVEAHAALPMAAFWGQGQSASSDGQFFLATEQGEAMNLINAKYGTVPGLKGYSHVSDQYAPFATQVIPATVSEAPYILDGLLMNDAGRRVRQHFADTGGFTDHVFAACALLGYRFAPRIRDLPQKRLYAFTPNATPANVRALVGGKINEPLIERNWPDILRIMATIAAGIVAPSQILRKLASYPRQNELALALREVGRIERTLFMIDWILDAGLQRQAQIGLNKGEAHHALKRAISFHRRGEIRDRSGEGQHYRIAGMNLLAAIIIFWNTMKLGEVVNTRAASGTHIAPDLLAHVSPLGWEHINLTGEYRWPKSLA, encoded by the coding sequence ATGCCGCGTCGCGTGACCCTGACCGATCGACAGCGCGAGGCGCTGCTTCACTTGCCGGTCGATCAAGGTGAGCTGCTGCGGCACTATACCCTCAGCGATGAGGATCTCGGGCATATCCGCCAGCGCCGGCGCGCCCACAATCGTTTTGGCTTCGCGCTGCAACTGTGCGTCCTGCGCTACCCGGGCCGGGTGCTCGCTCCTGGCGAGTTGATCCCGGCGCAGGTATCGGATTTCATCGCGGCCCAGCTCGGCCTGACCAGCGACGATCTACTCCTCTATGCCGCGCGCGAGGAGACCCGGCACGAGCATCTGGCGGACCTTCGCCGAATCTACGGCTATCGCTCCTTTTCGGGGCGGGGCGCACGGGATTTGCGCGAATGGATCGCTCGGGAAGCCGAGGCGGCGACATCGAATGAGGATCTTGCCCGTCGCTTCGTTGCGGAGTGTCGCCGCACCCGCACGATCCTTCCCGGCTCCTCGACGATCGAGCGCCTTTGCGCCGATGCGCTGGTTGAGGCCGAGCGCCGGATCGAGGATCTTATCGCCCATCGCATCACGCCAACCCTGAGCGAGAATTTGGCTCACCTGTTGGAGGATACGGTGGATGGTCGCGTCACGCGCTTCGTATGGCTGCGACAGTTCGAGGTTGGCGCAAATTCAGCAGCCGCTAACCGGCTGATGGATCGACTGGAATATCTTCAAAGGTTCGATCTTCCGGCGGATTTGCTGGACGGCGTGCCGGCGCATCGTGTGACCCGGCTTCGCCGGCAGGGCGAGCGCTATTACGCCGACGGCATGCGTGATCTGCCCGAAGACAGGCGGCTTGCGATCCTCGCTGTCTGCACCCTGGAATGGCGGTCATCGCTGGCCGATGTCATCGTGGAGACCCACGATCGCATCGTAGGCCGTCTCTATCGGGCCTCCGAACGCCTTTGCAACACCAGGATCGCCGACGAAAAGGCGGCCGTTCGGGACACGCTGAAGTCCTTTGCCGAAATCGGTGGTGCTTTGCTTGGAGCGCAGGACGATGGCACGGCCCTGGACGGGATAATCGCCACCGGGCCTGGCTGGGAACGGTTCAGAACCCTTGTCGCCACGGCCTCCGCGCTGACCAACGTGCTCGCGGCCGACCCGCTCAGCCGTGTGCTGGACGGCTATCACCGTTTCCGCCTCTACGCGCCCAGGATGCTGCGCCTGCTCGACATGCAGGCGGCGCCGATCGCCACGCCTCTTCTGGCGGCCGTTGCGATGCTGCGTAACGGGATCAAGGTCGATCCGCCGGTGGATTTTCTACGTCCCAACTCGAAATGGCATCGTCATCTTTGCGCTGAGCCCAGCGGCGACCACCGGCTTTGGGAAATCGCGGTGCTGTTCCACATCCGCGACGCCTTCCGGTCCGGTGACATATGGTTGGCGGGATCGCGCCGCTATGGCGACCTCAAGCAGCTTCTGGTCCCGCCACAGGCGATAGAGCAGACCGCGCGGCTCGCCGTGCCGCTGCGACCCGGCGAATGGCTGGCCGAGCGCAGGGCTCGACTGGATACACGGCTGAAGGAGTTTGGCCGCGCGGCGCGAACCGGCACGATCCCAGGCGGCATCATCGAGAACGGCAAGCTGCACATCGACAAGCTGAGGGCCGACACGCCCGAAGGGGCCGAGGATCTCGTGCTCGATCTCTATCAACAGCTCCCGCCCGCGAGGATCACCGATCTGTTGCTGGAAGTCGATGAGCGAACCGGATTTTCCGAGGCGTTCACGCATCTGCGCACCGGCGCGCCCTGCAGCGACCGGATCGGCCTGATGAACGTGTTGCTGGCGGAAGGCGTCAATCTCGGTTTGCGCAAGATGGCGGCGGCGACCAACACGCACAGCTTCTGGGAATTGCTGCGGATCGCGCGCTGGCATGTCGAAGGCAGCGCCTATGATCGGGCGCTCGCCATGATCGTGGAGGCCCACGCCGCCCTGCCCATGGCCGCCTTCTGGGGACAAGGGCAATCGGCATCCAGCGACGGGCAGTTCTTCCTTGCTACCGAGCAGGGCGAGGCGATGAATCTGATCAACGCGAAATATGGCACCGTCCCGGGCCTCAAGGGATACAGCCATGTGTCCGATCAATATGCGCCGTTCGCAACCCAGGTGATCCCGGCAACGGTCAGCGAGGCTCCCTATATCCTGGACGGGCTGCTCATGAATGACGCGGGCCGCCGCGTTCGCCAGCATTTTGCCGACACGGGCGGCTTCACCGATCATGTGTTCGCCGCCTGCGCCTTGCTCGGCTACAGGTTCGCCCCCCGTATCCGCGATCTCCCTCAGAAAAGACTCTATGCCTTCACGCCCAACGCGACGCCGGCCAATGTGCGAGCGCTGGTCGGAGGTAAGATCAATGAACCGCTCATCGAGCGCAACTGGCCCGACATCCTGCGCATCATGGCGACGATCGCAGCGGGGATCGTCGCCCCCAGCCAGATTCTTCGCAAGCTCGCCTCTTACCCGCGCCAGAATGAGCTGGCCCTCGCATTGCGAGAGGTGGGCCGCATCGAGCGAACCCTGTTCATGATCGACTGGATTCTTGATGCCGGCCTCCAGCGCCAGGCTCAGATCGGCCTCAACAAGGGTGAGGCCCACCACGCCCTAAAGCGCGCCATCAGCTTCCACCGCCGAGGTGAAATCCGGGATCGATCCGGCGAAGGCCAGCACTATCGCATCGCCGGAATGAACCTGCTCGCCGCCATCATCATATTCTGGAACACCATGAAGCTCGGCGAGGTCGTCAATACCCGGGCCGCCAGCGGTACCCATATCGCGCCTGATCTACTCGCCCACGTCTCGCCGTTGGGATGGGAACACATCAATCTAACCGGGGAATATCGCTGGCCCAAATCCTTAGCGTAG
- a CDS encoding GNAT family N-acetyltransferase, protein MMMTGAPIKLTQADAADVADLYNRCSDYFLLQDGAAPTLDDARELFSDVPPEKSAHNQAVLGWKGPGGLYAIAAILRDYPRDGTWYLGFMIVDAAQRGRGVGRSIYSTVESWAAARGATEIRLAVLEANEAAERFWRSLGFIEYRRVGPDTFKMRSHRRIELSRRLSGATVEGSNK, encoded by the coding sequence ATGATGATGACGGGAGCCCCGATCAAACTTACCCAAGCGGACGCCGCAGACGTTGCAGACCTGTACAACCGTTGCAGCGACTATTTCCTGTTGCAGGACGGGGCCGCGCCCACGCTGGACGATGCTCGCGAGCTTTTCTCCGATGTGCCGCCCGAAAAGAGCGCCCACAATCAAGCTGTCCTGGGATGGAAGGGGCCTGGCGGCCTATATGCAATCGCGGCCATCCTCCGCGATTATCCGCGTGATGGCACATGGTATCTCGGCTTCATGATCGTAGATGCCGCACAGCGTGGTCGTGGCGTCGGACGCTCAATTTACTCGACGGTCGAAAGCTGGGCCGCTGCGAGAGGTGCCACAGAGATTCGGTTGGCCGTGCTGGAAGCGAATGAAGCGGCAGAGCGATTTTGGCGTTCTCTCGGCTTCATTGAGTATCGGCGCGTTGGGCCAGACACCTTCAAAATGCGTAGCCATCGCCGGATAGAACTGAGCCGTCGCCTTTCTGGCGCGACCGTAGAAGGCAGCAACAAGTAA
- a CDS encoding HAD-IIB family hydrolase — translation MKWLIAFDLDGTLAESKRPLSEDMAAILARLLAITDVAVISGGDWPQFEKQIASRLPAGVALDRLWLMPTTGTKLYRFINGAWRAVYAELFDDAEKAKIRTAFDQALTDAGLADERIWGERIEDPGSQITFSGLGQAAPLKEKEAWDPDRKKRTALQATLRAKLPELSINLGGTTSIDVTRAGIDKGYGLKRLSAESGVPLDGMLFIGDAIFPGGNDYPAAEIGLDTVRVRDVAETTAVVTAIIACLHR, via the coding sequence ATGAAGTGGCTGATCGCCTTCGACCTCGACGGCACGCTTGCCGAGAGCAAGCGGCCGTTATCGGAGGATATGGCCGCAATCCTCGCCCGATTGCTCGCCATCACGGATGTGGCGGTGATCTCGGGCGGGGACTGGCCGCAGTTCGAAAAGCAGATCGCCTCGCGCCTTCCTGCCGGCGTCGCGCTCGACCGTCTCTGGTTGATGCCGACCACAGGCACGAAACTCTATCGGTTCATCAATGGCGCTTGGCGCGCGGTCTATGCCGAACTGTTCGACGACGCGGAGAAGGCGAAGATCCGCACGGCCTTCGATCAGGCGCTGACCGATGCCGGTCTCGCCGACGAACGTATCTGGGGCGAACGGATCGAGGACCCGGGCAGCCAGATCACCTTTTCGGGCCTGGGGCAGGCAGCGCCGCTGAAGGAAAAGGAAGCGTGGGATCCTGACCGAAAGAAGAGGACCGCGTTGCAGGCCACGTTGCGCGCGAAGCTGCCGGAGCTCTCGATCAATCTCGGTGGCACGACATCGATCGACGTGACCAGAGCAGGGATCGACAAGGGCTATGGCCTGAAGCGCCTGAGTGCCGAGAGCGGTGTCCCGCTCGACGGGATGCTGTTCATTGGGGATGCGATATTCCCCGGTGGGAATGACTATCCCGCTGCTGAAATCGGCCTCGACACAGTGAGGGTGCGCGACGTCGCGGAAACCACCGCCGTCGTGACCGCCATCATCGCGTGTCTGCACCGATAG
- a CDS encoding zinc-dependent alcohol dehydrogenase family protein: protein MPPPPANAPYYGANDIRFEERDKPALIETTDVLVRMVKTTICGTDLGIWKGKNPEIEQTQIERSGAFNGRILGHEGIGVIEDVGSAVKNFSKGDKVILSCVSRCGTCENCQKQLYAHCRNGGGWIFGYMIDGTQAEYVRVPFADNSLYLLPPELDEDVAVMLSDALPTAHEIGVQNGDIKPGDTVAIIGSGPVGMGCLLTAQLYSPSRIILVDLDDNRLALARDLGATDTINSGAEDAASKILELTEGRGVDCAIEAVGAEATWNICQQVVKEGGHLANVGVHGHPVTFALDKLWIRNLTITTGLVNANTTAMLLKTCCAGKFPMEKLVTHHFAFSELPKAYDVFKNSAAEKAMKVVIDF from the coding sequence ATTCCGCCCCCTCCCGCAAACGCCCCCTATTACGGCGCCAACGATATCCGCTTCGAGGAGCGTGACAAGCCCGCGCTCATCGAAACCACCGACGTCCTCGTCCGCATGGTGAAAACGACCATCTGCGGGACCGACCTCGGCATCTGGAAGGGCAAGAACCCCGAGATCGAGCAGACGCAGATCGAGCGAAGCGGCGCGTTCAACGGCCGCATCCTGGGCCATGAAGGCATCGGGGTGATCGAGGATGTCGGCTCGGCAGTGAAGAACTTCAGCAAGGGCGACAAGGTCATCCTTTCCTGCGTCAGCCGCTGCGGCACCTGCGAGAATTGCCAGAAGCAACTCTATGCCCATTGCCGCAACGGCGGCGGCTGGATCTTCGGCTATATGATCGACGGGACGCAGGCGGAATATGTCCGCGTCCCCTTCGCCGACAATTCGCTCTACCTGCTTCCGCCCGAACTCGACGAGGATGTCGCCGTGATGCTCTCGGACGCCCTGCCGACGGCGCATGAGATCGGCGTGCAGAATGGTGACATCAAGCCCGGCGACACGGTGGCCATCATCGGCTCCGGGCCGGTGGGCATGGGCTGCCTGCTGACCGCGCAGCTTTATTCGCCGTCGCGGATCATCCTGGTCGATCTCGACGATAATCGCCTCGCGCTGGCGCGCGATCTGGGTGCAACCGACACGATCAACTCGGGCGCGGAGGATGCCGCGAGCAAGATCCTCGAACTCACCGAAGGGCGGGGCGTGGACTGCGCGATCGAAGCGGTCGGCGCCGAGGCGACTTGGAACATTTGCCAGCAAGTGGTGAAAGAGGGCGGCCATCTCGCCAATGTCGGCGTCCACGGTCATCCGGTCACGTTCGCGCTCGACAAGCTGTGGATCAGGAACCTCACCATCACGACGGGCCTGGTCAACGCCAACACCACCGCGATGCTGCTCAAGACCTGCTGTGCGGGCAAGTTCCCGATGGAAAAGCTGGTGACGCACCACTTCGCCTTCTCCGAACTGCCGAAGGCTTATGATGTGTTCAAGAACTCGGCTGCCGAAAAGGCGATGAAGGTCGTCATCGACTTCTGA
- a CDS encoding recombinase family protein — translation MLIGYARVSKADGSQSLDLQHDALRAAGVEPGNIYDDRASGSRDDRPGLAACLKSLRDGDVLIVWKLDRLGRTLTHLVSTVQNLSDRGIGLRVLTGKGAQIDTTTPSGRMVFGIFATLAEFERDMIRERTMAGLAAARARGRKGGRKFALSKAQVRLAQAAMAQRDTSVSDLCKELGIERVTLYRYVGPNGELRDYGQRVLAAKTR, via the coding sequence ATGCTGATCGGCTACGCCCGCGTGTCCAAAGCCGACGGCTCGCAGTCGCTCGACCTGCAGCACGATGCCCTTCGCGCTGCCGGTGTCGAGCCAGGCAATATCTATGATGATCGTGCATCCGGTAGCCGTGATGATCGCCCCGGTCTTGCCGCCTGCCTGAAATCGTTGCGCGACGGCGATGTCCTCATCGTTTGGAAGCTCGACCGGCTCGGCCGAACGCTCACCCACCTGGTCAGCACGGTGCAGAATCTGTCGGATCGCGGTATCGGTCTGCGGGTGCTCACCGGCAAGGGCGCGCAGATCGACACCACGACGCCATCGGGCCGGATGGTGTTCGGCATTTTTGCCACACTGGCGGAGTTTGAGCGGGATATGATCCGCGAGCGCACCATGGCTGGCCTGGCCGCTGCCCGCGCGCGGGGACGCAAGGGTGGCCGCAAGTTCGCCCTCTCCAAGGCCCAGGTGCGGCTCGCTCAGGCTGCTATGGCCCAACGCGACACGTCCGTTTCCGACCTCTGCAAGGAACTCGGGATCGAGCGCGTCACTCTCTACCGCTATGTCGGTCCCAACGGGGAACTCCGGGATTACGGTCAGCGCGTGCTTGCTGCCAAAACGCGATGA